Proteins from a genomic interval of Lolium perenne isolate Kyuss_39 chromosome 1, Kyuss_2.0, whole genome shotgun sequence:
- the LOC127323725 gene encoding dof zinc finger protein 5-like, with protein sequence MTLLSHNRKHRSAQTVTDMVSHVEMGGAAGIKLFGKVITRQPATRAGTDIGAPSKTSQQAPPPMSSSGRGSVEQLEEAARARAAAAEARLPCPRCRSEDTKFCYFNNYNVNQPRHFCRACHRYWTAGGAIRNVPVGSGRRKNRPVLHGTSTMVMSGDHRLAGTESPGLALGFPPEHPGWFHAAPSPAYTGHGEMEQYLWLVHQCQPQRPG encoded by the coding sequence ATGACACTTCTCTCTCACAACAGAAAGCACCGGAGTGCGCAGACAGTGACCGACATGGTGTCTCACGTCGAGATGGGCGGCGCGGCAGGGATCAAGCTCTTCGGCAAGGTCATCACGCGGCAGCCGGCCACGCGCGCGGGGACCGACATTGGCGCGCCATCCAAGACGTCGCAGCAGGCACCACCACCCATGTCGTCCTCGGGGCGCGGGAGCGTGGAGCAGCTGGAGGAGGCAGCGAgggcgcgcgcggcggcggcggaggcgcgccTGCCGTGCCCGCGGTGCCGGAGCGAGGATACCAAGTTCTGCTACTTCAACAACTACAACGTCAATCAGCCGCGGCACTTCTGCAGGGCCTGCCACCGCTACTGGACCGCTGGCGGCGCCATCCGCAACGTGCCCGTCGGCTCCGGACGCCGCAAGAACCGCCCCGTGCTCCACGGTACCTCAACGATGGTCATGAGCGGCGACCACCGTTTGGCGGGAACGGAATCTCCGGGTCTGGCGCTTGGTTTCCCCCCTGAGCATCCTGGATGGTTCCATGCTGCCCCGTCACCGGCTTACACTGGCCACGGGGAGATGGAGCAGTACTTGTGGCTCGTTCATCAGTGCCAGCCCCAGAGACCAGGCTAA